The Mycolicibacterium neworleansense sequence CGCACTTGACGATCGCGAGCATCAACAGCACCGCGTCCGGCGAGTTGCGCAACATCACCCCGACCACGTCGCCGTGGCCGACGCCCTTGGCGGCCAGGACTGCCGCGTAGCGGTTGACGGTCTCGTTGGCCTCACGGTAGGTGATGCGCTCGTCGCCGAACTTGAGGAAAACTCGGTCGGCGTACTGGGCGGCCCGCTCCTGGAACACCTTGCCGATCGAGGTCTTGGCCGTCGGGCGGGCCATCATTCCGGTGATCACGCCGCGAGCGATGACCGGCGCATCCATCAGCAGACCGGGTACCTGGCTGGCGAGGTCGAGTAAGCCGACGCTGCTCCTGGTGCCCGATTTCTGGTCGGTCATGCGGTCTCCCCCTGCGCGTTGTGTGGGTGTCGAGATGGCTGTCGTGTGGGCAACACCATAACCGCGCTGGTAACCGCCGTTACCGCCGGTTCTAGGTAAGCGGCGCGCAGGCGTCGAGCGCCGCGGCGACTTCGTCGACGACCACCAGCCGGTCCAGGGCCTGACTACTCACGTAACCGGAGTCGACGAGTCCGCGCAACCAGGTCAACAAACCGTCGTAATGACCGAACGGATCGAGCAGCACAACAGGCTTTTCGTGCATGCCCAGGTAGCCCGCAGTCCAGGCCTCGAAGAACTCTTCCAGCGTGCCGATGCCGCCAGGCAGCGCGATGAACGCGTCGGAGCGGTCCTCCATCTCCTTCTTGCGTTCCCGCATGGTGTCGGTGACCACCAGTTCGGCGGCGTCGACGTCGGCGAGCTCGCGGTGCACGAGCGCCTTGGGGATCACGCCGACCGTGCGGCCGTTGGACGAGCGCGCAGCGCGGGCTACCGCACCCATCGCCGAGACGTTGCCGCCGCCGGAGACCAACGTCCATCCGCGTTTGGCGATCGCCACCCCGACCTCACTGGCCAGTGCCAGCAGCTCAGGATGGGTGGGACCCGAAGCGCAATAGACACACACCGCAAACTCGCGGTCGAATTCACCGGACACGTACACAACGTAAACGGTGCCGGTGAACCACCGATGTCCGGTGGGCGATGGACGTGACCCCGCGACGCGAGGA is a genomic window containing:
- a CDS encoding LOG family protein; protein product: MSGEFDREFAVCVYCASGPTHPELLALASEVGVAIAKRGWTLVSGGGNVSAMGAVARAARSSNGRTVGVIPKALVHRELADVDAAELVVTDTMRERKKEMEDRSDAFIALPGGIGTLEEFFEAWTAGYLGMHEKPVVLLDPFGHYDGLLTWLRGLVDSGYVSSQALDRLVVVDEVAAALDACAPLT